From a region of the Rhinolophus sinicus isolate RSC01 linkage group LG04, ASM3656204v1, whole genome shotgun sequence genome:
- the BRD3OS gene encoding uncharacterized protein BRD3OS gives MSGRVPLAEKALSEGHARLRYRDTSLLIWQQQQRKLESVPPGTYLSRSRSMWYTQYGNEAILVRDRNKLEVSRDTGQSKFCTIM, from the coding sequence ATGAGTGGCCGCGTGCCACTGGCAGAGAAAGCCCTGTCTGAAGGCCATGCCCGGCTGCGGTACAGGGACACCTCCCTGCTCATCTGGCAACAGCAGCAGCGAAAATTAGAATCTGTGCCACCCGGGACATACCTGAGCAGGAGCCGAAGCATGTGGTACACACAGTACGGGAACGAGGCCATCTTGGTCCGCGACAGAAACAAGCTGGAGGTCTCCCGGGACACGGGCCAGTCCAAGTTTTGCACAATTATGTGA